The window ACCAGCACTTTTCGCATCGGTCATCTGACCAGGATTGCCATAATCAGACACCCATAGGTTTCTGACCCGACGACCTTCCCATGATTTGAGGTCATTCATCATGCATTCTACTGCATCGTACTTATAGTTTTTCCCCGTATCAGTGACTAGTTGTGCCGCATGGGAACGATCGACAATCGTCATTTTACAGAATGCACATGCATCTTGCCCGTAGTGAATGGGCTGTTTGTCTGAGCTACAAGACAGTAGCATGAAAAGCATTAACGAAACAGTCAAGGGTTTCAATAGTTCCTCTTTTTGGGACTTGAAGAAGGCCAACAGTGACAACAGCATACCTCCGAACATCAAATAGGCTCCAAATCGAGGCATGGAAATCGCTTTGAAATTCAGGATGTCCTTTGCGCCAATCAAGGGCGGTTGATAGGCCATTGGTTGTCCGTCTTTATCTGTAAACTTGATGGCTGCATTTTCCTTTAGGTTGTGACCATAGTCGTATTCCCATAAATAAAAATCATAGAAAGCCAATACTCCCAGAATCACCATCAAACCCAGCCAGACCAGGTACAATTTCCGATTACCTATCAAACCAAATACCATCCCCAACACCATCATGGACCCAGCAACAATCGGAAAAAACCGAAATTCCGGAATGGATTCAGGAATGTCCTTCATTCCGACATAATGATTCATGATGTTAATGTTCTGAATATCATTGGGATTCATATCT of the Cytophagales bacterium genome contains:
- a CDS encoding nitrous oxide reductase accessory protein NosL; the encoded protein is MKTSKWMMLIGASLLAGLFIWPLWNITLEAPQYPDPIGMDIHINRFEDMNPNDIQNINIMNHYVGMKDIPESIPEFRFFPIVAGSMMVLGMVFGLIGNRKLYLVWLGLMVILGVLAFYDFYLWEYDYGHNLKENAAIKFTDKDGQPMAYQPPLIGAKDILNFKAISMPRFGAYLMFGGMLLSLLAFFKSQKEELLKPLTVSLMLFMLLSCSSDKQPIHYGQDACAFCKMTIVDRSHAAQLVTDTGKNYKYDAVECMMNDLKSWEGRRVRNLWVSDYGNPGQMTDAKSAGYLISKGIPSPMGMNITAFQSLPYRDKMQSEKSGRVLDWTHLQEEFELNHNSHLVTQ